In a genomic window of Rhododendron vialii isolate Sample 1 chromosome 12a, ASM3025357v1:
- the LOC131311554 gene encoding uncharacterized protein LOC131311554, with product MAGRPPPRHNWVQAEEMLLISVLKSMAVSRLWTTRSGHFRPGYTSYLKRFMNNDFPDVSIEEWHIEAKIKKWCRTCFIIVNLLDRPGFEWDASQNMVVAEDDVWDAFVQVNKQAREARDVQFTLFEDWRVCFIPPPEEPEE from the exons atgGCTGGTCGTCCGCCTCCTCGTCACAATTGGGTCCAGGCTGAGGAGATGCTGTTGATTTCGGTACTGAAATCAATGGCGGTGTCCCGATTGTGGACCACCAGGAGTGGACACTTTCGTCCAGGTTACACGAGCTACTTGAAACGTTTCATGAACAATGATTTTCCCGATGTTAGCATTGAGGAATGGCATATTGAAGCGAAGATAAAGAAGTGGTGCCGTACTTGCTTCATCATTGTCAACCTACTTGATCGTCCCGGGTTTGAATGGGATGCAAGTCAAAACATGGTGGTGGCTGAAGACGATGTTTGGGATGCATTCGTCCAA GTTAATAAACAAGCTAGGGAGGCAAGAGATGTTCAATTTACACTGTTTGAAGATTGGCGTGTTTGCTTCATTCCTCCTCCCGAAGAGCCCGAGGAGTAG
- the LOC131310640 gene encoding putative potassium transporter 12 gives MEEERIEESSERLLRTGSTRWVDGSEVDSETTPWSLHDESGEAYGSVRRRLVKKARRVDSFDVEAMEIAGSHGHHSKDSSIWQTLALSFQTLGVVYGDMGTSPLYVFADVFSKVPIKSEVEILGALSLVMYTIALLPLAKYVFVVLKANDNGEGGTFALYSLICRYAKVNRLPNRQPADELISSFKLKLPTPELERALGIKETLERKSSMKTLLLLLVLMGTSMVIGDGILTPAISVMSAVSGLQGKISGFGTSALVIVSVVILVGLFSIQQFGTSKVGVTFAPALALWFFSLGAIGLYNLITHDYTVLRAFNPAYIYFFFKRNTGKAWSALGGCVLCITGAEAMFADLGHFSVPSIQIAFTFVVFPCLLLAYIGQAAYLMKYPDSVERIFYDSIPEVFFWPVFVIATIAAIIASQAMISASFSCVKQSMALGCFPRLKIVHTSRRLMGQIYIPVINWFLMTMCVLVVATFRSTTDIANAYGIAEVGVMIVTTTLVTLVMLLIWQTNLILALCFPLVFGTVELIYLSAVLSKILEGGWLPLAFASIFLCVMYTWNYGSVLKYQSEVREKISMDFLIELGSSLGTVRVPGMGLMYNELVQGIPSVFGQFLLDLPAIHSTLVFVCIKYVPVPVVPQEERFLFRRVGPKDYHMFRCVARYGYKDVRKEDHRAFEQLLVESLEKFLRREAQDFALESNLEEIDSISEQSRESRDSGFPQVYGTLELRIPLMGDQRLDEAGSSASFEHLSAALPSSVMSSDEDPSLEYELSALREAMESGFTYLLGDGTVKAKKSSWFIKKLVINYFYAFLRKNCRGGAATMKVPHTNIIRVGMTYMV, from the exons ATGGAAGAAGAAAGGATTGAGGAGAGCAGTGAGAGGTTGTTGAGAACTGGGTCGACCAGGTGGGTTGATGGGAGTGAAGTTGACTCGGAGACCACGCCGTGGTCGTTGCATGATGAGAGTGGTGAAGCGTATGGATCTGTCAGGAGGAGGTTGGTCAAGAAGGCCAGGAGAGTTGATTCCTTCGATGTCGAAGCCATGGAAATTGCTGGTTCTCATGGCCACCATTCCAAG GACTCTTCCATTTGGCAAACTCTTGCATTGTCATTTCAAACACTTGGCGTTGTATATGGTGACATGGGCACAAGCCCTCTATATGTTTTTGCTGATGTGTTCAGCAAGGTGCCCATCAAGTCAGAGGTTGAAATCTTGGGGGCATTATCCCTAGTAATGTACACAATTGCCCTTCTGCCTTTAGCAAAATATGTTTTTGTAGTGCTCAAAGCTAATGATAATGGTGAAG GAGGAACCTTTGCTCTATATTCACTGATCTGCCGGTACGCGAAGGTGAATCGGCTACCAAATCGTCAGCCGGCTGATGAACTAATCTCCAGTTTTAAGCTGAAACTGCCAACTCCAGAGTTAGAAAGGGCTTTGGGTATAAAAGAGACCTTGGAACGGAAATCCTCCATGAAGACCCTTCTCTTGCTGTTGGTTCTGATGGGAACTTCCATGGTGATAGGAGATGGCATTCTTACCCCGGCAATATCTG TCATGTCTGCTGTGAGTGGTCTTCAGGGTAAAATTTCAGGATTCGGTACAA GTGCTTTAGTTATTGTGTCAGTTGTTATCCTTGTGGGGTTGTTTAGCATACAGCAGTTTGGGACTAGTAAAGTTGGTGTTACATTTGCTCCTGCACTTGCTTTGTGGTTCTTTAGTTTGGGTGCTATTGGACTTTACAACCTGATTACGCACGATTACACTGTCTTGAGGGCCTTCAATCCAGCTTAtatctattttttcttcaagaGGAACACTGGAAAGGCATGGTCAGCTCTTGGTGGTTGTGTTTTATGCATTACAG GAGCAGAAGCAATGTTTGCTGATTTGGGCCATTTCTCTGTACCGTCTATACAG ATTGCCTTCACTTTTGTGGTATTCCCGTGCCTTCTGTTGGCTTATATTGGTCAAGCTGCATATTTAATGAAATACCCAGATTCAGTTGAACGAATTTTTTATGATTCTATCCCAG AGGTCTTTTTTTGGCCTGTTTTTGTGATCGCCACAATTGCTGCAATAATTGCCAGTCAAGCCATGATATCTGCTTCATTTTCATGTGTCAAACAATCCATGGCTCTTGGATGCTTCCCAAGGCTTAAAATTGTTCACACCTCAAGGCGGCTGATGGGTCAAATATACATCCCTGTGATCAATTGGTTTCTGATGACCATGTGTGTGTTGGTCGTCGCGACCTTTCGAAGCACCACTGACATTGCAAATGCATATG GCATAGCAGAAGTTGGTGTGATGATCGTCACCACGACCTTGGTGACACTTGTGATGCTTCTAATTTGGCAAACCAATTTGATTCTGGCCCTGTGTTTCCCACTTGTATTTGGAACAGTAGAGCTCATCTACTTATCTGCAGTCCTATCAAAAATCTTAGAAGGCGGTTGGCTTCCCCTTGCTTTTGCTTCTATCTTTCTCTGTGTGATGTACACTTGGAACTATGGGAGCGTGTTAAAGTACCAAAGTGAGGTAAGGGAGAAGATCTCAATGGATTTCTTAATTGAGCTGGGCTCCAGCCTCGGTACAGTTAGGGTTCCGGGAATGGGATTAATGTACAATGAGCTTGTCCAAGGGATTCCTTCGGTTTTTGGACAGTTCCTATTGGACCTTCCTGCTATCCACTCTACACTCGTATTCGTTTGCATCAAGTATGTCCCGGTTCCGGTTGTCCCCCAAGAAGAAAGGTTTCTGTTCCGGAGGGTTGGCCCTAAAGACTACCATATGTTTCGGTGTGTTGCACGGTACGGCTACAAAGATGTCAGAAAGGAAGATCACCGTGCGTTTGAGCAACTTCTGGTCGAAAGCCTAGAGAAATTTTTGAGAAGGGAGGCTCAAGATTTTGCCTTGGAGAGCAATTTGGAGGAGATCGACAGTATTTCTGAACAGTCAAGGGAATCAAGGGACTCTGGGTTCCCACAAGTTTATGGGACATTGGAGCTCAGGATTCCTTTGATGGGTGATCAAAGATTGGACGAAGCGGGAAGCTCAGCTTCGTTCGAACATCTGTCAGCGGCATTGCCGTCTAGTGTAATGTCATCAGATGAGGATCCAAGCCTTGAGTATGAGCTTTCAGCTCTTCGCGAAGCCATGGAGTCTGGATTTACTTACTTGCTTGGAGATGGTACCGTGAAGGCGAAGAAAAGCTCTTGGTTTATCAAGAAGTTAGTTATAAACTACTTCTATGCATTCCTGAGGAAGAACTGCAGAGGCGGTGCTGCTACTATGAAGGTTCCGCATACCAATATAATTCGAGTTGGAATGACATACATGGTTTGA